The segment GCCATCTATTCTGCTGCTAGTGCTTTTTCTTTAATAATCCCAGCATTCTCTAATATATAGTTTGCTGCTTTGGTAGCAGCACCAGAGGCAGTAAATATTGCCTTTTCATTCGATTTTAAGTGTCCTAACCAATGATTTAGGTAAGAGGCATGGTTTTCTAAACTCGATTTGATTCCTACCTCTTGACAAACGTAGGCTGCTCCTAATTCGGCGATCAGTTCCTCAAAAGCATATTCTGAGGAATTTTTATCCGTATTCATTTTTCGATTTAATCGAGAAGGATGACCTGTCCTGTGAATTAGCTCGTGCAGATGCGTAGAATAGTAAGCTTCTACATGAGTAAATTGCTCCAAATTTGGCATCAGAATTATGTCTTCACTAGGAGCATAAGCGGCTTTACTATGTCCATAGGAAACATTAGCTTTTTGAGCAGTAATAATCGCTTCAGCTTTTTCATACCTTTCTTTTTCTGAAGGCATACCTAGATCGTACTTTGCGGTTAAATCTGCAATCTTCACTTCAGCACGAGAATCAATGATTGAATCTGTGTTGAAAACCTGAAACCAGTCAAAAAATGGAAAAGAAACTGTTGTTTTTTCACCATCTTCTTTTTCGATTTCTTTAGTTTTTGGTCGAAATTTCAAAAGGTTAGTAGCTTTTGCTCCTTTTTTGATACTCCAACCTTTAGCTTTGGCTGCTTTAAATGTTACAAAAAATGGGGATTCGTAGCCAAAAGTTAGCGAATCAACCATACAAATTAAAGTATTGGTTGACTGATAAACAGTCCCTGTCGTTAGGTTGCGATAAGTTCTGCTACCTGGTTTCCATTCTTTACGCCAAGGCAGAGTTCCCTTTGCCATTATTTCAAGCAATCGATCGGTTACGATTTGATATTTATCGTCAGCCATCTTGTGTTACATATACTACACCTTTATTCTAACAATTCTAAGTATTAATTTATACAAGTAGTGTTTATATATGCAAAAAAACCAGAGAGAATTCTCTGGTTTGAAGTAAGACAGTCAATTAAAGGTCAAGCTGTTGCCCCAACAGCAGTTTTTGTCTCTGTATTTTCAGGTTCTGCGCTAGTTGCCTTGGGTTTACGCTTTCTTGTACTAGTCGTGGGTGTGGGTGGTAGCTCCTCTGGATTAGACTGAGATTTTTTCGCCTTGGATTTGACTGATTTTGGTTCACCATCAGAAGATGGTTTCTTCCTCTCCCTACGAATAGCTGGTGGTTTTCCTTCGACTACGGCAGGAACCTCTGGAGTGGTAGCTGGTGGTGCTTCTTCTACACCGGGAACCTCTGGAGTAGCATCTGGTGGCGCTTCTTCTACTACACCAGGAACTTCTAGAGTGGTAGTTGGTGCTTCTTCTACTACACCAGGAACTTCTGGAGTAGCAGATGGTGGTGCTTCTTCTACACCAGGAACCTCTGAAGTAGTAGCAGTTGGTTCTAAAAATTCAGATATTTCTAATTGATGAACTTCTGGGAGGCAATGTGAAGGGATTGATTTGAAAAAGTCCGACTGGCTCAAGCTTTCCAACTTATACTCATCTTCAGTGATTCGCAATCCCATTTTTACTTTGAGATAAACCCGCATCCCGATTATGTTGTCTTTCTTAGAAAGAATCTTGTATACCAGTATCCCTTCTTCAAAAGACTGGTGGACAACTCTACCTTCCCAGTCAGGGTTACTTTTTTCCCACTCAACATCTTTAAGTGGGGCAAACAGTGCTTCTAACTCTTCTGGTTTGTGTTTGTCTCTAAGCTCACAAGCTATTTCAGCCAAGGCTTGCAAAGTTACTGATTGAGTGCTGACATAATATTTGCGGATTTCCGGGGCTGTAATTGTCTTTTTTAGTGCCTCCGACCAATGAGGAATCACCTTTGTTAGGATTTTAAAAATCCTAGAGCAGAATTCTAAAGATTGCTGATGATTCGTAGTAGAATCGTTCCGCATTTTTATAGTCAGCTTCCGTAACAAAGATAAGGTGAATAGATTGGAGTTCTTACCAGACAGCGAGGTTTTCTCGCGATCTGTAAACGCTTTTAAGATCGGCGTTTGTGTAGTTAAATCGTTAGTGAAGTTCGATTCGGCTTCAAAGGTATTGTAAGCAACCTGCAAGCTTGTAGAGGCTGACCTTTGCTTGGCGTGAATCAGGAAAAACATTCGCTGAGACACGGATAAATCGTAGTCGGGAAACAATAGAACGGGTAAAGTTTTATCTGCCAAGCTCGCTTCTTGAGCGATGGCCATTCTCGCACCGACTTCGCGATGCTGTCCATCGTTGAATACTAACTTGCTACCAGGCAGCAATGTCACCTTTCCAGAGTCAAATTCCATCCCCAGCCCTTCTGCATCCGAGTCGGGGTCTTTGACGACACTAGCCGTAAGTGTCGGCAACATAAAACTGTCGGATTCTTTGACAAGGTAATCACGCAAACCGTTGGCGTGAGACTTAATTAGCTTTCTTTGAGCTTTTTCTTGAGGGGGGCAATCATCCGGGTATCGCATTACTGGCAATTTTGGCAGTAATGCAAAAGGGATGAAAACCAAATAGCAATCACCAATGCCTTGCTTCCCTTTGATGGCATCAAAGGAAATAGCTGATTCTTGAGAATTTACAGTATCCATGCTTTCTATATCTGAATCTGAATGCATCTTGTTCTCCAAGTAGCTTATAAAAATTTGCTACTTTCTGAAGTATACCTTACTTTTAGTGTTTGGGCAAACAGATAATAAAAATATATATTTTTTAAAGCTGTCAAAAGCCAGTGATACAGGGCTTCACCAATATGTTGTTTGGCGGACAAGCAAATAAAAAGCCTGAATCCTTGTCGTTGCCGGAGCAGTTGCAATCTCGTTATTAACTCAAGCTCAAATCAGGAAGACGCGATCGCTTTTAGAGGTTTTTCTCAAATTCCTCATACAAACGTGTTAAATTCCGTAATTGATCGACAAATCTTTGACGGACATAAGTTGGGGAAAAAACAATCACGCGATCGCCGTAGCGCTGTATCGTTTGAAAAAACCAAAATACGCTATTTACTCGTTTGATCACTTCTAGATATTGAGATTTTTGATATTCTATAGTTTTGATGCTAACATCTTCAGGTTTTGGCGTGTATCTAAAGCTTGAACTTAAATACAATTTCACTTCTATTTCATCCAAACCTTGATAATTCCAGGCAGTATTGGGTAATGGCTGGATTCGGGAAGTTTTGTCCAAACGAAAAATCCGATTGTGCTTGAGTTCTGCTGGTTCATCAGAATTAAAAATATTTTCTACCCAACAGCGAAGGTATGTCCGCTGCTCTCCCACTGGGGCATTCCAAAATTCTGCGTACCGACAGCAATAGCTGTGTCTATCGGTAATTAGAGTAAATGATTGCTGTTTTTCGATTAATCCTGCAACTTCCAGCACCCAAGGTAGCTGCATCTCGCTCAAACGAGCTAATTCTGCATTTATAGGTGCATTTTCACTAAAAAGCTGTTTGGCAATCAAAAGCAATAAATTAGCATCTTCATAATTAGATTTCTCTACTAGTGAAGAAATTCCTCGAACCAGGGCTTTTTGTTGTCCCTCGGTAATTGTAGGAAATAACATTAATTTTTTCGTCGCGATCGCTGCGAGCAAATCTCCGATATTTTCCTTTTTTTGCTCGTTAACCAAATTAGCAAGATTTTCCTTGACAGTTTCAGGAATTTTCAGGATTGCGCTGAAATCTTCATTTGCATAATTTAACTGGGGATGCAATAAATTAATCAAAATATCGCTAATTTCGGTCAGCGAAGTTGGGGAAATTTCCATCCAAGCAACCCCGACTCCACCCCGATTCAAAATATCAGCTAATTCTAAATTAGAATCTTGCCAGCGATGTTTTAAATTTTCAGATTTATCAATATATAAAACTTGTCCTTCCTCGTCATAACAAAAAAATATACCGCTAACTTCCGGTAAGTTAGCATCAGCAGTTAATGGCATAAACAATAATTCTCGCGAGGCTACACTCTGTAACAACGCTGTAATACTACCGCGACCACCATAAATTTTATTTTTTGCAAACGCAACATTTCTTAACGTTTTTTCCAAAGTTCGTGGCACTTTGATGCTAATTCGTCTATCTGGTTTTATCATTGAAGGCTAGAATTCTTACTGCGCAAGTGTTACAATACAAGTGTCCCCTAGTTTACCATGAAAAGTGTTGACTTCGGAAAAAGTGTCCCCTAGTCTATAAGAAAGACAAGGAATGCAAGTATGGAATTGATTTTGTACATTATCAGCGGTGCGGCAGGCAGTGGTAAGACAGTACACGCCGAAACCTTGGTTGGCGAAAATAATCCTCTTGAGTCGGATAAATTCTCTGGAATTTATAATGACGAAGGTTTATATGTAGTTGAAAACCAAAAAGCTTCTCACGATTGGAACTACGAGCAATTTGCCATTGCCATTGGCGAGAAAAAAACGCCGATTGCGATGTCTAACACTTCGATGGAGCGGCGGAATTATCAGCGCTACATTGATTTAGCGATCGCCAATGGGTATGTTGTCAAGAAGATAAATGTTGAGGGAACGCTCTTTCCCGATGGCAGTCCATCGAGAAGTGTACATAAAGTTCCGCAGTATATTGTTGATAAAACAGTATGCAAATACGAGCCTTACGTGCATCAAATTAGAAAGCCTTGGCATTCTAATGCACCACTTAAAGATACCAAGGGGAAACGGGTTTTGAGGTTACTCGACCGGGACAAAACTTTAGTGTTCAACCCCGATGGGGGGATGGTGACGCTGGAGAAAATGATGCAAATTCCGGGAATTACTAAAAAAGTAACCCAGTGGAAAGCAGATGGGGATCTCATTGCAACAATCTCAAACCAAGCTGGGATTGTGGCGAAACATAAAACGATTGACGAATTATTTGAAGAAGCCAAGCTCTTGCAAAGTTGCTTTCCGATTGATTTGCAGTTGTATTGTCCCAATTGGGAAGGAGATGAATGCTTGGTATATATGGAGCAGTCCCAGAAGTTTAGACAGCTAAAAAGAACAGCCGATCGCCAAAGCTTTCGTAAGCCCCAGGCGGGAATGATCGAGTATGCAATGCACGATTACTTCTCGTATGGTTACGAGGAAGTAGAAATGATTGGCAATGGTAGGGAGGATTATTTGGCAGCTCTAGCGGCAAACATTCCCTATCGGCATATTCATGATGTGCTGTATCCCTCCTAAAAAGCAAAAGGCTGTGTTACTGCAAACACAGCCTAGATGCACTCTGTTTACAGAATGCACAATGACATTAGAATAATAACACGGAGCCAGATATGACTACTTTACGAGAAATTCTCAGTGGCGACTTATCGGGAAACCGGGAAATTTTTTACGAATATTCCCAAGGATGCGCTCCTGAATCACCTGCTGAAATTAGAGAATTAGGCGATTTTCCTTATCCCGAACAGTTTGGGAAAAATTATTCGTGGACAACGTTTGCAGATACGCCAACTGCCAGGAAATGGCTGGCAGAGTATGCAGAGAGCGATGATGCGATCGCATTAATCACTGAAGAGAAAGAATCCCGTTCGCTTCGATTTGATGCAGCAATTCAAGGGAAGTATTATCTTCCTGAAGATAAGTCAAGTTAATGAACTGAAAAACAATTGCAATTACCCACTAGTAGCGAATGTAAAGTGGATAAATTTAGTGTAGTTTGAAGAGGTTTAGATGAAGTTTCAAGAGTTATTTGCTGCTTTTGTAGAATTGTACGGTGAAGATAGTTCAACAAAAGAAAAAATTGAGAAATACTGGAACAGCATTGATTCAACTACTTCGAGCGATCCTTACGAAGAGGCTGAATATGCAGCATCCAGCAGTTTTTTTACCGAAACAGAATCAGCGGCAAAAACAGCAATTTTACATGGTGATGGTTCGCACAATGCTCCTTATTGGTTAAACGGACTAAGAAACGAAGAACGAGGTAGCTTGCGCGGAATTATTGAGCTAGCAGAAAGTAAAGGAATCACCAGAATTAGCTTTTTGGGTTCTGGACGTTATCTTGAGAAACGCTCGGATGGATGGTTTATAACATCTGACAGCGAGTGTTGCGACAAAGTTCACGCACTACCACCTAAAGGAAAAAAAATGTATGAGAATATATGAATTAAAAATAGTTATGCACGACTTTCTTTTTTATTCAAGTCGAGAAATTGGCTATTTGTGGGAAACAATTCCCGTGATACATAATTATGCATTGACTTATGCATTAGGCTTTTGCAAAAGTAATTACCATTCTCCAAATCCGCAAATTCCTTTATATGGTAAGCATTTATCAGAAGTAAATTGCATGAACGTTTATGTGACTCCAGCAATGATATCGTTTGCGGAATCTGGAGCGCAAATATCTGACACACAAAGCTGGTCTTTTGGCTTCAATGGAGAAAAGTATCATTTGAAAATGGCTAAAAGAGAGCAAACGGCTAGAAATATTCCATTGATTGGTAGGAATAAAGTTATTTCTCCAGAAGTGGCTTTTACGGCTTTCTTAATAACTCAAGAGAATAACAACATTAAAATCCCTCAATGGATAAGGCTAGGAAAGTGGGATGGTAAAGCTGAAGTTACTGTTGAAGAACAGAGATT is part of the Nostoc sp. C052 genome and harbors:
- a CDS encoding WYL domain-containing protein, with protein sequence MIKPDRRISIKVPRTLEKTLRNVAFAKNKIYGGRGSITALLQSVASRELLFMPLTADANLPEVSGIFFCYDEEGQVLYIDKSENLKHRWQDSNLELADILNRGGVGVAWMEISPTSLTEISDILINLLHPQLNYANEDFSAILKIPETVKENLANLVNEQKKENIGDLLAAIATKKLMLFPTITEGQQKALVRGISSLVEKSNYEDANLLLLIAKQLFSENAPINAELARLSEMQLPWVLEVAGLIEKQQSFTLITDRHSYCCRYAEFWNAPVGEQRTYLRCWVENIFNSDEPAELKHNRIFRLDKTSRIQPLPNTAWNYQGLDEIEVKLYLSSSFRYTPKPEDVSIKTIEYQKSQYLEVIKRVNSVFWFFQTIQRYGDRVIVFSPTYVRQRFVDQLRNLTRLYEEFEKNL
- a CDS encoding ArdC family protein; translation: MADDKYQIVTDRLLEIMAKGTLPWRKEWKPGSRTYRNLTTGTVYQSTNTLICMVDSLTFGYESPFFVTFKAAKAKGWSIKKGAKATNLLKFRPKTKEIEKEDGEKTTVSFPFFDWFQVFNTDSIIDSRAEVKIADLTAKYDLGMPSEKERYEKAEAIITAQKANVSYGHSKAAYAPSEDIILMPNLEQFTHVEAYYSTHLHELIHRTGHPSRLNRKMNTDKNSSEYAFEELIAELGAAYVCQEVGIKSSLENHASYLNHWLGHLKSNEKAIFTASGAATKAANYILENAGIIKEKALAAE
- a CDS encoding DNA sulfur modification protein DndB, with amino-acid sequence MHSDSDIESMDTVNSQESAISFDAIKGKQGIGDCYLVFIPFALLPKLPVMRYPDDCPPQEKAQRKLIKSHANGLRDYLVKESDSFMLPTLTASVVKDPDSDAEGLGMEFDSGKVTLLPGSKLVFNDGQHREVGARMAIAQEASLADKTLPVLLFPDYDLSVSQRMFFLIHAKQRSASTSLQVAYNTFEAESNFTNDLTTQTPILKAFTDREKTSLSGKNSNLFTLSLLRKLTIKMRNDSTTNHQQSLEFCSRIFKILTKVIPHWSEALKKTITAPEIRKYYVSTQSVTLQALAEIACELRDKHKPEELEALFAPLKDVEWEKSNPDWEGRVVHQSFEEGILVYKILSKKDNIIGMRVYLKVKMGLRITEDEYKLESLSQSDFFKSIPSHCLPEVHQLEISEFLEPTATTSEVPGVEEAPPSATPEVPGVVEEAPTTTLEVPGVVEEAPPDATPEVPGVEEAPPATTPEVPAVVEGKPPAIRRERKKPSSDGEPKSVKSKAKKSQSNPEELPPTPTTSTRKRKPKATSAEPENTETKTAVGATA
- the cas5d gene encoding type I-D CRISPR-associated protein Cas5/Csc1; this translates as MRIYELKIVMHDFLFYSSREIGYLWETIPVIHNYALTYALGFCKSNYHSPNPQIPLYGKHLSEVNCMNVYVTPAMISFAESGAQISDTQSWSFGFNGEKYHLKMAKREQTARNIPLIGRNKVISPEVAFTAFLITQENNNIKIPQWIRLGKWDGKAEVTVEEQRFSIGEGKFNCKIYLNPLDIPQRCKILSYDVLNMPPVSLIKELVAEAKYIKLENEIKLPKNLSYHILES